The DNA window CCCTTGGCCATGTGAAAGTCCAGCATCTGCTCCACGTCCATCTTGTAGATGTGGTCGGCGGCGAAGATGAGGACATGATCCGCATCGTAGAGCGTCACAAGATGCAGGTTCTGGAAGACGGCATCGCAAGTACCCTGGTACCAGTGCTCCCCTCTCCACATCTGGGCCGGGGCGACGGTCACGAAAAGGTCCCTGTCCCTCAGGGCACCGCCGAACTGCCAACCCCTCTCGATGTGCTCGTTCAGGGACTGGCTCTTGAATTGGACCAGGACGTAGATCGAGAAAATGGAGCTGTTCACCAGGTTGGACAGGGCGAAATCGACGATGCGGTA is part of the Thermovirga sp. genome and encodes:
- a CDS encoding NTP transferase domain-containing protein, with product MIYGKHGKILALVLAGGRGERLMPLTKYRAKPAVPFAAKYRIVDFALSNLVNSSIFSIYVLVQFKSQSLNEHIERGWQFGGALRDRDLFVTVAPAQMWRGEHWYQGTCDAVFQNLHLVTLYDADHVLIFAADHIYKMDVEQMLDFHMAKG